One genomic region from Osmerus mordax isolate fOsmMor3 chromosome 4, fOsmMor3.pri, whole genome shotgun sequence encodes:
- the wu:fa25f02 gene encoding uncharacterized protein C11orf24 homolog, translating to MTLSTLLPQALLLLMLPCGTLASHSSSPTLLDHHTTLLDHNTTLLEQNITTDQGHCQQLCKLNQTCNRYIFWKERSTCFLLKCFNVSDCPDVSVEELFPGEELDSGVLQSDGNSPGTLQDADSAADSPSSGGRAPPSPPPSLNSSPVRGSSGGLSAGDSLLNNTSTLSLLHTPPENPHQGGDVSDQGGDVSDQGGDVSDQGGDVSDQGGDVSDQGGDVSDQGGDVKVPHQDGNVSDQGGDVKVPHQGGNVSDQGGDVKVPHQGGNVSDQGGDVKVPHQGGNVSDQGGDVKVPHQGGNVSDQGGNVENPHQGGNVSDQGGNVENPHQDGNISTQAPALHMSHEPTSWSPEETTMTSASRATTPVITSGSTTTTALSATVPTTTTTTAIQQPTIATMPTSPITSSTTTTTSSTTTSTTTTSSLTTTSAASGPLETEHKPSTSDPPGPGATSNLPSSSTAAGSKIADVEGKRGGIMDVAGSPLTKQLVDTSSLLAVLLFGLLFFLVTVVMFVTQAYESYRRKDYTQVDYLINGMYSDSGV from the exons ATGACCCTGTCAACTCTCCTGCCCCAGGCTTTGCTGCTGCTGATGCTGCCCTGTGGGACTCTGGCCTCCCACAGCAGCAGCCCCACCTTACTGGACCACCACACCACCTTACTGGACCACAACACCACCTTACTGGAACAAAACATCACCACGGACCAGGGACACTGCCAACAGCTAT GCAAGCTCAATCAAACATGCAATCGCTATATCTTCTGGAAGGAGAGATCCACATGCTTTCTGTTGAAATGCTTTAATGTGTCAGACTGCCCAGATGTCTCTGTGGAGGAACTATTTCCTGGAGAAG AGCTTGACAGTGGTGTCCTCCAGTCTGACGGCAACTCACCCGGAACGCTCCAGGATGCCGACAGCGCAGCCGACAGTCCGAGCAGTGGAGGAagggcccctccctccccccctccctccctcaactcCTCTCCTGTGAGGGGCAGCAGTGGAGGGCTGTCCGCAGGGGACTCTCTCCTCAACAACACTTCAACTCTGTCACTGCTGCATACGCCGCCTGAGAACCCACACCAGGGTGGAGATGTGTCAGACCAGGGTGGAGATGTGTCAGACCAGGGTGGAGATGTGTCAGACCAGGGTGGAGATGTGTCAGACCAGGGTGGAGATGTGTCAGACCAGGGTGGAGATGTGTCAGACCAGGGTGGAGATGTTAAGGTCCCACACCAGGATGGAAATGTGTCAGACCAGGGTGGAGATGTTAAGGTCCCACACCAGGGTGGAAATGTGTCAGACCAGGGTGGAGATGTTAAGGTCCCACACCAGGGTGGAAATGTGTCAGACCAGGGTGGAGATGTTAAGGTCCCACACCAGGGTGGAAATGTGTCAGACCAGGGTGGAGATGTTAAGGTCCCACACCAGGGTGGAAATGTGTCAGACCAGGGTGGAAATGTTGAGAACCCACACCAGGGTGGAAATGTGTCAGACCAGGGTGGAAATGTTGAGAACCCACACCAGGATGGTAACATCTCCACCCAAGCCCCAGCATTGCACATGTCACACGAGCCAACGAGCTGGAGCCCTGAGGAGACGACCATGACCAGCGCCAGCAGGGCGACCACACCAGTGATAACATCAGGATCAACAACAACTACAGCATTATCAGCGACTGTGCCAACAACCACCACGACTACTGCAATTCAACAACCTACTATAGCAACAATGCCAACATCACCAATAacttcatcaacaacaacaacaacatcatcaacaacaacatcgacaacaacaacatcatcattaACAACAACATCCGCTGCCTCTGGGCCTCTAGAAACGGAACACAAGCCatcgacctctgacccccctggCCCTGGAGCGACCTCAAaccttccatcctcctccactgcGGCTGGATCCAAGATCGCTGacgtggaggggaagagggggggcatCATGGACGTGGCCGGAAGCCCTCTGACCAAACAGCTGGTGGACACCAGCTCCCTATTGGCTGTCCTGCTGTTtggcctcctcttcttcctggttACGGTTGTCATGTTTGTGACTCAGGCCTATGAGAGTTACCGCAGGAAGGACTACACACAGGTGGACTATCTGATCAATGGCATGTACTCAGACTCAGGGGTGTGA